The sequence atacTTTTATAATCTCATAAGCCAATTTTAACTTCTCCTGAACATAATATCACCATTGATGCAGGACACAGATAAGAAGAACATTCTGGCAGTTCAAACAATGCGAAACATGATAATGCAATCCACATTGGTGGGCACAATTTCTGCTTTGTTGTCAACAGGATTGGCTGCAGTGATGAGCAGCACATACAGCTTGAACAAGCAGCAGCCTGCAGAAAACACCATACTCTTTGGTGCTCATCACAACGAGCTCTTAGTTGCAGTCAAATATGCCACTCCTTTGATGTTTTTGCTCTTAAGTTTCTTCTGCAGTTCACTCTCCATCCGCTTCCTCAACCAGGTGGGTTTCTTGATAAATGTTCCTCTGCATGAACCCTGTTTGATTTCATCAGAGTACGTGAGCCAACTGCTGGAAAAGGGCTGTGTATTCAACATAATTGCAACAAGAATACTCTACATTGCATGCCCTTTGCTTATGTGGATTCTTGGACCCTTTCCAGTGCTGCTATGCTCGCTGGCCTTACTGCCTGTGCTCTACAATCTAGATTTTCTTCTCATATCTAAACAGGGCAAAAGTGCAGGAAACATGGTAGAAGATGTAAAAACCAAATTATGTTATCGAATTTTATAGAATTGCACTTCTTCCTCTTCAAATCACGCCCATTCTTGTTGAATCGCAGTTTGCAGAGTTTATCCACAAGGAAGATGAGTGATTTAACTGTATATTTAGCACCCTCAAAGAGAAGAAAGATCTAAGTTTAACCTCTTGGCTTTCAAGATGCAAGATAATCCAACAGCATTAGATCTTCGTAAGGGGATTATATGTGCTCTAAAAATAAATTAGATCCAAGAGTTCCATTACTGCAATGAAGGTAACAAGTGCTCAAGGAATCTTTCATTCCACTGTAATATTTAATTATGTACTTTCCCTTTTCACTAAAAGAGTGTGTAATTTCATTATTGAAATTTATACATTTTTCTAAATACTTATAGTAAATAAGTAATATTACTTATAGTGAAAACCAAAGATTTGTGAGACTTAGAGAATGGCACTAATGCAATGAAAATGGTTTTAGTCTATTGTTTGAAAGGGAAAACCCAAAATCTTGAGAGATTATTGAAGATCATTCATTTTATATATAAAGTATGGATTTgagatttttattaatttttttggaaCATGCGATCATGTGAATTCAAACTTGATCACAACTTATTCTTTCCTATTTAAATAATAATGGAATAAGACGTTCTATTATAGAAAGTAACTTACAAATGGATAGCAACTCAAGACATGTAAGTGGGTcagtttattaattttttattacttaaatttatattattatatttcattCCATGCTTAtgcttattttaatatttttggttgatttacTATTGATCAAACCACGGGGGCTTCACCTGCTAGGTAATAtgatatcacatgcattcatattaggGGGTTTAATATCCTCAAAAATCCAAAGCAATATATTGTTGATATATTAAGGACGTAGGGGTTTTATAAAATGTCATCCCGAATACAAatatttgaaggtattttttattcatCAAATGTCAAAAGTAGGGGTTGGACATAGGACTTCCACATGTGTTATCATTGGTGGATCACAGGAGTCAAAAATAGATTTTGTCGATGGTCATCCTTTTTGATGTGTGCCTCCACGTATACATAGTCAAGTCGGCAAGATGAGATTTGAACTTTGTCGGAACTCAAAATTTCATTAGCGACTTTCAAGTGTCATCATCGGTGGATCGCGGGAgtcaaaaatagattttgtcaatgcTCATCCCTTCTGATGTGTGCCTCCACGTATACACCGTCAAGTCGGCAAGATGAGATTTGAACTTTGCTGGAACTCAAAAGTAGGGGCAAAAAGTGATGAAATGGCTAACTAGCCAATAGAAATATACTGCGGCTAGTGTTAGACACCGCCAAAAAAGTGAGAACAATTTGAACATAGGCACAAACTGGTGTTGTGAAGGACAAGTTGCATGCAATAAATGCATTTTTGAAtttaagttatattcatttgaGTCAAACAGTGTTTATTTAGAAGGCGGGAAGTAAACCTCATGGAAACTTGCAACTTCAAGCCCTTATCAAGATTTACAGTCAAAGAGGACCGAGGAACAATACTTAATCAGGTATTTCGAAAAAATCTTGTACCCTCCATTTAACTATTATTCTCATTCATTTGTTTTAACTTAGTAATGTCGATCATGGAAAGCGCTATTACATCTGTGAAAAAAATTAGTAAAGTAGGGTGAAGAACACATGAAGAACCATCATTTGATCTGTAACTAAGAGCTAGTGAATACTGATTACAGTTTACAATATCTAACAATACCAATAGAAAAACACTAGAAAAAATGCCCATGAGCGAGTATGGAGATCTCAAATAGAGCCAAAAAAAATGTCACAACaacataatttattaaaaaacTATAAAGTTTTTTTAACATAAGTATTGTCATAAGGGGGCAACTCCCATATGTTCAAAAACTGAAAACAAGAGCATAGATATTAAGAGGGGGGACACCATGAGGACATAGGGGGGATCATTGATAAGAGAGGGGACACAGGGGTGATCAGTGTTATAGATAACCTATCCCCTTTCCAATCACTTTCAACCTTTCTAAGATCTTTGTAGGGAACAAAACGTCATTATCATTCATGAAGGCCTCAAACTCATCCATGTCGTATTTATGGCCTACCCCAAGTTTGAATAACTTCCATGCTTCAACCTTTTTTCTCTTTCTACCTTCTGCATTAAGATCAAAAAAATCAAGCATGATCTTTGACTGTAGCACAATCTCAAGGGTCCCCAGCGTAGTCTTCACACCTTGAGCATTCTCCTCCTTCACTATGCGATGCACAATACCATAAGCATTAAGGGCATATCCCAAAATGTGAATGATGGGGGAGAACAAGTTTTCATAAACAATTCCATCATGTACATGCTTGTTAGCTCATAAATTTATCCCTAAGATGTTTACCACGGACATCTTCTCCTCATCGTTTCCTTTGTTGAATAGGTGGGGAATCTACTCCTTCAGAGATTCTTTGAGATTGTTTGTGCTCTCACACAAACACTTAACACCAAAGAAATTCACCATTTTCTATACATAGTCTTGATGAAGGAATCATTGCTTCATAGCCTTCATAGCTTTCATATACTAACGATAGAAACAAATCTCAAAACAAAGCTTTTTGGGATTTGTTTCTGAAATTATTGCCCAAATTTTCAGTTTGTTGTAGATCATCGTCATTTTGTTGAAAAGGATAAGACCCTTTCATCCATCTGCAACCTGTTATGTTCAAACCTACATATTATACCTTTGACTGCAAAAATAGATACTATTTGATAATTCAATCAATTACTTTTCAGTTCTAGCAGAAAATCAACTCATCGAGTTCCAATGTAATCTTTGTTTTTGATTGGGACGCCAAGCTAAACCCTAAACACACTTTGAACACATAGgaaataatgataggaagttcaaGAAAATAACAAGTTCCTACAAGTGACCTGTTAGAGCCGTGACAAGAACTTGTGCAACAAAATGTAAGTTTTCAAATAACTAACACATTTTCAAATGTATGCAATAGGAACTACAGTGAATCAATAGATCAACAATAACTAGGAAACAACATTAGCAAACAATGAACAACAATCGTTTATTTGTTTATTCAATCTTCCACAAATATGTTTACAAGTTTATAATCAATTTCTTTACACTACAATGTCGACCTTCAACCCATTTACCCAATTTGCTCCTATCATTTATGTCACACTTCTACCTGTATTCATCATCCCCCCTCACTCTGTCCACTCACCATTTATATCTTCAAGCCCACACCATCTCTCATTCTACTTGCTCCTTCCTTCTATCATTCGACGACCTTTCATACAATGATCTTCCACTACCTCTTCTTGTCGTCCTTCATGTTACAACCATTTTATGATGGTTTTCCCCATTCTAAAACTACTTGGTTTTCTCCATATTTGAATCGGGTTTTCTTTCCCAACCAAGACCTTTCCCCTCTGTTCGGCCTCTCGAACTTGACCTGCTCCCTTTGTTATTCCATTCTCTTTTGTTTGACCGATTCCAGCCTCTTCTGTTATGTACTGGTTATCTCTACCAACCAACCTTCTACTTTTGGTTCTCCCCCTATTTCACCATTCGTTGTTTTCACCGACTTCTCCACCTTTCTTAACTGTTTCACTAGCATTTGTAATGAATTCTTTTAAACTAGTCATTTACCCTTAAATGCTCATCTTCTTCTTCCCAAAGGCAAATAACTCATCTTGTCCCACTTCTTGCCATGTGGTGATATGATCTATGACCATCCAATCGGATCCAGGCTACACAAAGCTTAAGCAAAACACTAAAACCACGAGTTAACACAATGCTCTTGCATCAATTTTATCCTTTCAATGGCCTCACGAATGGAAAACTTTATCACCAAAATGGAGATTTTCAATCTTACGGAATGCAATTGCAGTTCCATGTGAAGCCATGTCATTCTATCCAAGTA is a genomic window of Cryptomeria japonica chromosome 7, Sugi_1.0, whole genome shotgun sequence containing:
- the LOC131031161 gene encoding uncharacterized protein LOC131031161 is translated as MAWKKIYLDLALVPPSLFLLVLYHIFLCYKIKKTPLQTITGVNSVGRRLWVETLIEDTDKKNILAVQTMRNMIMQSTLVGTISALLSTGLAAVMSSTYSLNKQQPAENTILFGAHHNELLVAVKYATPLMFLLLSFFCSSLSIRFLNQVGFLINVPLHEPCLISSEYVSQLLEKGCVFNIIATRILYIACPLLMWILGPFPVLLCSLALLPVLYNLDFLLISKQGKSAGNMVEDVKTKLCYRIL